A genome region from Flammeovirga agarivorans includes the following:
- a CDS encoding autotransporter outer membrane beta-barrel domain-containing protein: MNYTLLTYFLLNLLTINTLLAQFTLNGEGTSLNPYEIANYDDLKMVSDNPSEWGDDIYFKVVANIEADDSEFETNGFQPIGSESNPFKGYFDGGSADGYAISNLHIDRGNSDHVGLFGYISVYSTEITNIDLTDFDIIGKDHVGAIVGYIKNSSQVSSISISNGSVEGQSNVGGVVGQNIKSTLSNIFVNSVSVQHSAVDGISNLGGVIGYNQNSSGNRVLTNFNISDLTLSSSYSNVGGIIGLAESQTNLSNVDIDDVTITAKSYAGGVVGYNSSSKISNSIVSNLDIEITDKYVGGLVGKNDGSEIKLSMVHGKISGKRRIGGITGDSNTSSKIKNVNAIITDLVVLDEGDYVGGIVGGNYNSEVDRAYAVVVSFSVELGGSLVSSPTIGGIVGEIGNSSTITKTYFDDDTFDAGVDLSDKDEAEVTPLTTADFNDQDNFSGFDFTNNWEIGTLTKYNSADRPYMRSVSRISDDLPVELLYFNAKANSDNVVLQWATATEINNDYFQIERSSDKINWTVIEQLEGGGNSNTTLQYEYIDRLNGFTADHIYYRLKQVDFDGTTHYYSTFLKYQTSLDKSLEVFPTVTDGYIKIISQKNYPIQLFNMQGQDFSDKIIVTDQDIFRTVSLNTVTSGWYLIKCGDEAKRVYKR; this comes from the coding sequence ATGAATTATACATTACTGACTTATTTTTTATTGAATTTACTTACCATAAACACCTTACTAGCTCAATTCACACTCAATGGAGAAGGGACATCATTGAACCCTTATGAAATTGCAAATTATGATGATTTGAAGATGGTCTCTGACAATCCAAGTGAATGGGGTGATGATATATACTTTAAGGTAGTGGCTAATATCGAAGCAGATGACTCAGAGTTTGAGACCAATGGATTTCAACCAATAGGATCTGAGTCAAACCCTTTTAAAGGGTATTTTGATGGTGGATCAGCTGATGGATATGCCATCTCAAATTTACATATCGATAGAGGTAATAGTGATCATGTAGGCCTTTTTGGTTATATCAGTGTGTATTCTACAGAAATCACCAATATTGACTTAACGGATTTTGATATCATTGGAAAAGATCATGTAGGTGCTATTGTTGGTTATATAAAGAATTCAAGTCAGGTTTCATCAATTAGTATTTCCAATGGTAGTGTAGAAGGACAAAGCAATGTTGGTGGAGTAGTTGGACAGAATATTAAATCAACTTTATCTAACATTTTCGTTAATTCTGTATCCGTACAACATTCAGCAGTAGATGGAATTTCAAATTTAGGTGGGGTCATTGGTTACAATCAGAATTCTAGTGGAAATAGAGTTCTAACTAATTTCAATATCTCTGATCTAACTCTTTCTTCTAGTTATTCGAATGTTGGAGGTATTATAGGGTTAGCTGAATCACAAACCAACTTATCCAATGTTGATATTGATGATGTAACAATTACTGCAAAATCATATGCTGGAGGGGTTGTAGGTTATAATAGTAGTTCAAAAATCAGTAATAGTATTGTATCAAACCTAGATATAGAAATTACAGATAAATATGTTGGTGGCTTAGTCGGAAAAAATGATGGTAGTGAAATAAAACTATCGATGGTACATGGTAAAATTTCTGGTAAAAGAAGAATTGGAGGTATAACCGGTGATAGCAATACAAGTAGCAAAATCAAAAATGTAAATGCCATTATTACTGATCTTGTTGTTTTGGATGAGGGAGATTATGTCGGAGGCATAGTTGGTGGAAATTATAATTCAGAGGTAGATCGAGCTTATGCAGTTGTAGTCAGCTTTTCGGTAGAATTGGGTGGAAGTCTTGTCAGTTCGCCAACTATTGGTGGTATTGTTGGTGAAATAGGAAACAGTAGTACTATTACCAAGACTTATTTTGATGATGACACCTTTGATGCAGGGGTTGATTTAAGCGATAAAGACGAGGCAGAGGTAACACCATTAACTACTGCCGATTTCAATGACCAAGATAATTTTTCTGGTTTTGATTTCACAAATAATTGGGAGATAGGAACTCTTACAAAATACAATAGTGCAGATCGTCCTTATATGAGAAGTGTAAGTAGAATCAGCGATGATTTACCAGTGGAATTATTGTATTTTAATGCTAAAGCAAATAGTGATAATGTAGTATTACAATGGGCCACTGCTACGGAAATTAATAATGATTATTTCCAAATAGAAAGGTCATCAGATAAAATCAATTGGACAGTTATAGAACAACTTGAAGGTGGCGGAAATTCAAATACTACTTTACAATATGAGTACATAGATAGGTTGAATGGTTTCACAGCAGATCATATTTACTATAGATTGAAGCAAGTCGATTTTGATGGAACGACACACTATTATTCTACTTTTTTAAAGTATCAAACCTCATTAGATAAATCCTTAGAAGTATTCCCAACAGTTACTGATGGATATATAAAAATTATTAGTCAGAAAAATTATCCCATTCAATTATTTAACATGCAAGGTCAAGACTTTTCTGATAAAATAATTGTGACTGATCAAGATATTTTCAGAACGGTTTCTCTAAATACAGTCACTTCAGGGTGGTATCTTATAAAATGTGGTGATGAAGCAAAAAGGGTGTATAAGAGATAG
- a CDS encoding hybrid sensor histidine kinase/response regulator transcription factor, whose protein sequence is MKKLFITFSFIFLYILTNNCEANKLLNFRPLTPEKGLSHINVTSLLQDRHGYIWLGTNNGLNRFDGFTVKNFNSNVGNSKGLSSNRISTIYETTSGEIWVGTRDAGLNKYITGNDEFEHFLGKGHNVTTILEDGKHQLWFGELRKGLGILDTESETANYYQPLDNKIIISNIYELNDHELLIGTRGNGIYIFNIEQKKYSRLKSTLDLTTETIRGFQTNGSAILVACFDKVLSLQIRSNHLAEIEQFPLPNSINAISSILFKNDFLWIGTKKGVYKVDVQQPKQHIHFQSDKQVVNSLINDNVNTILIDRSNVLWVGTTSGSCYANLQSIGLSTVHLNELHKENVNVVYEDSRGQIWFGLKNGTLLKYHNNKVVTYKNDPKSGYRLNTYGGIESLFEDPYGNLWIGSWGGGLTMISLEKEQQGKVNFKKIDGKFLTSNTITSIAYFDNALYVGTFRKGLVKLEISPKGDILSTKNYNKRKGKEFRLISNTVNYLYVDPFEKCLWISTPDGLEKVKRKGKKVIYKQYNITNINGQMTPSFCWEILRTSREELWVGTIENGLSRLTFDPKTLELLAVKTFTKEDGLASNSIQSLVYDAINTNLWIGGNGLTLLDTKTETTQVFNTKDGIEGGYFRVNCAKLLSDGRMVFASDQALNFILPGKIEANKFTPETIINKFYIYGREVHQGDTIGGQLIFSEPIEETKEITLEHFQNNIEIGYNAMHYGSAEKNTYQYKLDGFDKEWITTSRKRVVYSNLPFGEYTFKVKAANSDGIWEEKAQELHITILTPWWRTDLAYCIYLVLIGLIIYKVNRMIINRHKLEQTLELERFKMEKNEELTLMKIRFFVNISHELRTPLTLISSPLETLLKDSNLTHHMKEYLDIMKRNSDRLLVLFDQLLDFRKIETGNHKVQFKERDIVNFTRLVSSSFNTLAKDNQINYAFHSHLDFQEAWIDEDIIEKSIYNLVSNAFKNTDEGGNILVELAKTSDDKFFTIVVSDTGNGISEEEQKHIFEEFYQTQNKTDRGTGLGLSLVKRLIEAHYGKITFESKEGEGTKFIITLPLSNYFMKEEEKVIEEVSVEDEKIESTTIVSEDLPKVLIVEDNMDIALYLKKELQSEFNITLAPNGKEGYEFVVKNQPDIIISDIMMAEMNGLELCKEIKKNPHLNHIPVILLTAKNTDEDKLEGIESGADAYIVKPFKTEFLLAKVMNLIEERRATKQFYAAKKEVQQLQEDPEKDKFLKKAQQTVEDNLLTEEFDSKMFAKKMGLTYATLYNRLKKYENESATGYIRKIRLQRAAELIANSDHSIKEIQFLVGFNDAKYFRTNFKKIFEITPSEYLKKFRKVDVKESL, encoded by the coding sequence TAACAGGGAATGATGAATTTGAGCACTTCTTAGGAAAAGGACATAACGTAACTACCATCCTAGAAGATGGAAAACATCAGTTATGGTTTGGTGAACTCAGAAAAGGCCTAGGCATATTAGACACAGAAAGTGAAACAGCAAATTATTACCAACCTTTAGATAACAAGATTATAATATCCAATATTTATGAGTTAAATGATCATGAGCTTCTTATTGGTACTAGAGGAAATGGAATCTATATTTTTAATATTGAACAGAAGAAATATTCTAGGTTAAAGAGTACACTCGATTTAACAACAGAAACTATTCGAGGTTTTCAAACGAATGGCAGTGCAATTCTCGTTGCTTGTTTTGATAAAGTATTGTCTCTTCAAATTCGATCCAATCACTTAGCTGAGATTGAACAATTCCCATTACCTAATAGTATCAATGCGATATCATCGATCTTATTTAAGAATGACTTTCTATGGATAGGAACAAAAAAAGGGGTTTATAAAGTTGATGTACAGCAACCAAAGCAACATATACATTTCCAAAGTGATAAACAGGTAGTCAACAGTTTGATTAATGATAATGTCAATACAATTCTAATTGATAGATCAAATGTATTGTGGGTAGGAACCACTTCAGGTAGTTGTTATGCAAACCTTCAATCTATTGGGTTATCAACGGTGCATTTAAATGAACTACATAAAGAAAATGTCAATGTGGTTTACGAAGATAGTCGTGGTCAGATATGGTTTGGACTAAAAAATGGAACACTTTTAAAATACCACAATAACAAGGTGGTCACTTACAAAAATGATCCTAAGTCTGGTTATCGTTTAAATACATACGGAGGAATCGAGTCGTTATTTGAAGATCCCTATGGAAACCTTTGGATTGGTAGTTGGGGAGGTGGACTCACTATGATTTCATTGGAAAAAGAACAACAAGGTAAGGTCAACTTCAAGAAAATAGATGGTAAGTTTCTCACTTCTAATACTATCACTTCTATTGCATATTTTGATAATGCACTATATGTAGGGACCTTTAGAAAAGGGTTGGTGAAGCTCGAAATTTCCCCTAAAGGAGATATTTTAAGTACAAAAAATTACAATAAGCGAAAAGGAAAAGAATTTCGCTTGATCAGTAATACAGTAAATTATCTATATGTAGATCCTTTTGAAAAATGTTTGTGGATATCAACTCCAGATGGTCTTGAGAAAGTAAAACGTAAAGGAAAGAAAGTGATTTATAAACAGTATAATATCACCAACATCAACGGACAGATGACTCCATCATTTTGTTGGGAAATTTTGCGAACTTCGAGAGAAGAACTATGGGTTGGAACTATTGAAAATGGTTTATCTAGGCTAACATTTGATCCTAAAACCTTAGAGTTACTAGCCGTAAAAACCTTTACTAAAGAGGATGGGTTGGCTTCTAACTCGATTCAATCATTAGTATACGATGCTATCAATACAAATCTTTGGATTGGAGGTAATGGGTTGACTTTATTAGATACTAAAACAGAAACAACTCAGGTTTTTAATACAAAAGATGGAATTGAAGGAGGGTACTTTAGAGTAAACTGTGCAAAGCTTCTGTCTGATGGCCGAATGGTATTTGCTTCGGATCAAGCACTAAATTTTATTCTTCCCGGTAAAATCGAAGCAAATAAATTTACCCCTGAGACCATTATCAACAAGTTCTATATTTATGGAAGAGAGGTGCACCAAGGAGATACCATTGGGGGACAATTAATTTTCTCTGAACCCATCGAAGAAACCAAAGAAATTACTTTAGAGCATTTTCAAAACAATATTGAAATTGGTTACAATGCGATGCATTATGGTAGTGCAGAAAAGAATACTTATCAGTATAAATTGGATGGTTTTGATAAAGAGTGGATAACTACTTCCAGGAAAAGGGTGGTCTATTCTAATTTACCATTTGGAGAATATACTTTTAAAGTGAAGGCTGCGAATAGTGATGGAATTTGGGAAGAAAAAGCACAAGAATTACATATCACGATACTAACGCCTTGGTGGAGAACTGATCTTGCGTACTGTATCTACTTAGTCCTTATTGGTCTGATCATATATAAAGTCAATAGGATGATTATCAATAGACATAAGTTGGAGCAAACCTTAGAGCTAGAACGTTTCAAAATGGAGAAAAATGAGGAACTTACATTAATGAAAATCCGATTCTTCGTCAATATTTCTCATGAATTAAGGACTCCATTAACGTTAATCTCAAGTCCTCTAGAAACATTATTGAAAGACAGTAACCTCACTCATCATATGAAAGAGTATCTGGATATTATGAAACGCAATTCAGACCGTCTTTTAGTATTGTTCGATCAGTTATTAGATTTTAGAAAAATAGAAACGGGTAATCATAAGGTTCAGTTTAAAGAAAGAGATATTGTCAATTTTACCAGATTGGTGTCGTCCTCATTCAATACCTTGGCAAAAGATAATCAGATAAACTATGCTTTTCATTCTCATTTGGATTTTCAGGAAGCTTGGATTGATGAAGACATCATTGAAAAATCAATTTATAATCTGGTTTCCAATGCATTTAAAAATACAGATGAAGGGGGGAATATTTTAGTGGAGTTAGCAAAAACATCAGATGATAAATTTTTCACTATCGTTGTTTCTGATACAGGCAATGGTATATCAGAGGAAGAGCAAAAACATATTTTTGAAGAGTTTTATCAAACACAAAATAAGACAGATAGAGGTACAGGTTTAGGGTTGTCTTTAGTAAAAAGGCTGATTGAAGCCCATTATGGTAAGATTACCTTCGAAAGTAAAGAGGGAGAAGGCACGAAGTTTATCATTACTTTACCTTTATCAAATTACTTCATGAAAGAGGAAGAAAAGGTGATAGAGGAGGTCTCTGTGGAAGATGAAAAAATTGAATCAACTACCATTGTTTCAGAAGACCTTCCAAAGGTATTGATTGTAGAAGACAATATGGATATTGCTCTTTATCTAAAAAAAGAACTTCAATCGGAATTTAATATCACTTTAGCACCAAACGGTAAAGAAGGGTATGAGTTTGTAGTAAAAAATCAACCAGATATTATTATTTCTGATATCATGATGGCCGAAATGAACGGTCTGGAATTATGTAAGGAGATTAAGAAAAACCCTCATTTAAATCATATTCCAGTGATACTTCTTACGGCAAAAAATACTGACGAAGATAAATTGGAAGGGATAGAAAGTGGTGCCGATGCCTATATCGTTAAGCCTTTCAAAACAGAGTTCTTATTAGCTAAAGTGATGAACTTGATAGAGGAAAGAAGGGCAACAAAACAATTCTACGCAGCTAAAAAAGAAGTGCAACAATTACAAGAAGATCCTGAAAAGGATAAATTCTTAAAAAAGGCACAACAAACGGTCGAAGATAATTTACTTACAGAAGAGTTTGATTCGAAAATGTTTGCCAAAAAAATGGGTTTAACGTATGCTACTTTATATAATAGATTAAAGAAATATGAAAACGAATCTGCTACAGGTTATATTCGAAAAATTAGACTACAACGCGCAGCAGAATTGATCGCAAACTCGGACCACTCGATCAAAGAAATACAATTTTTAGTGGGCTTTAATGATGCGAAATACTTTAGAACCAACTTTAAAAAGATCTTTGAAATTACTCCTTCAGAATACCTGAAAAAATTTAGAAAAGTAGATGTAAAAGAGTCACTGTAA